The Quatrionicoccus australiensis nucleotide sequence ATCAGGCGGGTGCCGATCACGAAAATAGTGCTCGAAAAACCGACCTGCTTCTGGCGCTCCAGGTTGTTGGTCGTCGAGCCGCACTCGATATCGACCGTGCCGTTCTGGATCAGCGTGATGCGGTTGGCGGAAGTCACCGGCATCAGCTTGGTATCGAGCTTGGCCAGCTTGAGCTCGGCCTTGATCGCATCGACTGCCTTCAACATCATTTCATGCGAATAACCGATGACCTGCTGCTTGTCGTCGTAGTAGGAAAAGGGAATCGAGGATTCGCGGTGGCCGAGCGTAATGCTGCCGCCTTCCTTGATTTTCTTCAGGGTCGGCGACTCGTCGGCATGGGCCGGCAAGGCGATGGTGGTGCTCAGAACGGCAGCAAGCGTGGTGATCAGGGCAAAGCGTTTCATGTCATCTCCAGTTCAGTGGCTATAGCAGCGGACAGCGTTGGCGAACAAATACAATGCAGGCAGCGTGCCAGCCAAACGGCCGACACAAAATAAAATCAAGCAACTGATTTTATTCATGAAAATTCGAACAGCACCAGAACCCCCGCCGGTTTCCCGAGGCTGGCGGCAAATCCACCATCGGATTTCCGACACCTTGATTATTGCGCCACACCGGCCTGCCCGGAGAAATAAAAAAGCCGCCTGACAAAGGCGGCTCGAAAAACACCGGCTCAGCGCGACCAGCCCACGTGGGCCGAACCGCGGCAAGCCGCATCAGGGGCTTAAGCGGCAGTCGCCGCCAGTTGCGCCGCGACCATGTTGGCCAGCGATGTCGTCGACCGGCCGATCAACTGGCTCAGCTGACGGCTGTCGTCGAACAAGCCGCCCTTGGATGCACCGACATCGGACTCGGCCAGCAAGGTCACCAGGAAATCCGGCAAGCCGGCGCCGAGCAGCGCGGCCTTGAATTCGCTTTCCGGCAAATTTTGATAGTTGACCGCCTGGCCCGACTGTTTGGCGATTTCGGCGGCCAGTTCGGCCAGCGTGTAGGACTCGTCGCCGGCCAGTTCGTAGATGTGCCCGGCCTGGTCGTCGCGCGTCAGCACGGCAGCCGCCGCCGCGGCATAGTCGGTACGCGCCGCCGACGCAATGCGTCCGGCCCCGGCGCTGCCCAGCACCACGCCGTACTGCAGCGCGGTCGGGATGCCGGCCAGGTAGTTCTCGGTGTACCAGCCGTTGCGCAGGATCACCGCCGGCAGGCCGGAGGCGCGGATCAGGGCTTCCGTTTCCTGGTGCTCGGCGGCGAGCGGCAGCGGCGAGCTATCGGCATGCAGAATGCTGGTATAGGCGAGCAGGCCGACGCCGGCCGCCGTGGCCGCCTCGATCACGGCGCGATGCTGCGGCACGCGGCGACCGACCTCGTTGGCCGAAATCAGCAACAGCTTGTCGGCGCCGGCAAAGGCGGCGGCCAGGCTGGCCGGCTGGTCGTAATCGGCAACGCGCACCTGCACGCCGCGCGCCGCCAGATCGGCGATTTTCTCGGGATTGCGCACGGCAGCAACGATTTCGCCGGCCGGAACTGTCTGCAACAGGGCTTCGATGACAAGGCGGCCAAGCTGGCCGGAGGCGCCGGTGATGACGATCATGATGAATTTCCTTTGTTTCGGTGGGGGGAGCCGGCAGAATAGCGACATCGCTAACTTTTAGTAAGTACGCACAAAAAGGTAAGTACAAAATGCCTGACACCGACACCCCACGCCCCGGCTTCGCCGAACTCATGCAGCGCGGCCAGCTCTTCGCCGAAAAATGCCCCTCGCGCGAAGTCCTCAAACACGTCACCAGCCGCTGGGGCGTCCTGCTCCTCGTCGCCCTGCGCAGCGGCACCCACCGCTTCAGTGACCTGCGCCGCAAGGTCAACGGCATCAGCGAAAAAATGCTCGCCCAGACCCTGCAATGGCTGGAAGGCGACGGCTTCGTGGAGAGGATTTCCTACCCCGTCGTACCGCCGCATGTCGAATACAAGCTGACGCCGCTCGGCGAGGAAGTCGGGGAGAAGGTGGAGGCGCTGGCCGACTGGATAGAGGTGAAGTTGCCGGAGATTCTGGCGGGGAGGAAGGCGAAAGGCTGAGGGGATCGGGAAAATCACGCTTGAGCCGGTGATGCATATCGCGTAATCTCAAGTCGAATTTCATTTTCCGCGGCCCTCAATAACCTTGGGGGAGCCGGAATGTTTTTCTTATGCGCTCTGACCCTTTTGGTTTGCTTTAGGTTTGAGGTGTAAAAATCAAATCGTCAGTCCTGGTAGTCACCAACAAAATCAAACGAATCAATATGCTGAGTGATAATTTGCCACTATATACACCACCTCTGGCAGAAGTAGGCACCTGCCAAGGTGCCTACTAAACGTTGGGCGTCACCTCAATAAGCACAATGAACCCGGAATCCGATGACATTGCAATCGAACCAGACACAGGAACATGGATGCTGGTGTTCCTTCCGTTTCTTATGGCAGCAGTTGCGGGCGAATTTTTCCGCCGAGATATCAACGCTTTCTGGTGGGGACCGCCGCTAGCACTGATCACAGTACTTGTATTAGCTACGCTGCTTCGAAGACCACACGAAATCGTTTTCAAACATCAGACGCAAACGATGGAGCTTCGCTATCGGTTGGGAAGGAAAACAAGAGTTCTTCCTTTCGATGCTTTAGATTCGATTCAGTCATACATAAAGACTTCAGGCGAAAACGACAAATATGTTCAGTTAGAAATTCGCCTAAAAGATGGTGAGCGCATCGCTGTCAAAACGGAAATTCCTTCATGGGACGGGTTTCTGGGCCTAAAGGGAGGCAATGAGCCGGAAAGTCTGGCAAGACTGCGGCGGCAAATTGCATTACTTACAGGCATCAAAGACGTCGGGTTTCGTTAGCCACTTATGTTTTTTGCCTGCCTGCCGCCCAACATTCCAATCCACCGGACCTCCGGCAAGCTGCGCTTGCCTGCGTCCGGTGATTTACAACGTTGGGCCCCTCTGGAGATCCTAACAATATGAGGCACATGTTGAGAAAATCATCTCCCAAGTCCTACGGTCCGGACGAGGCTCGTGCCGAACATCGTGCGTGCGTCGACTATCACACTGCATTAGTGAATAGTCGATTCACGATCGCTGGACTCTATGTCGCAGCAATGGGCTTCATAGCAGGCGCCGTTTTCAAGGGAGAAATTACTTGGGATTTTCGAGCTGCCGTCTCTTTGCTGGCTTGCTGGCTTACCGTTTGTTTGTGGATACTTGAGCTTCGTTCGCGGGCGCTATTCACCAATGTTGCGCACAGGGGAATCGAGATCGAGCGTCGTTATTGGAAGCTCGACGGGGAAGAACTCATGGCAGGTTTCTTTAGTCGGCAACATAAGCTCCCGGCTAGTACTATCGAACTCAATTCGAGTGCCGCTCCACGCCGAGGAAAACCGGATCGCCCGGTTCTGGGGTGGAGTCCGAATGAACCACTATCTGAGAAGTGGTCCCGCTTCATTAGCCATAGCATGGGGCTCGACTTGCTATATCTAGGCGGACTCATCTTCTGGGCCTGTTCAACAGTGATTTCAACAATCTACTGGTTCCGCCTACTTCTAAAGTGAATCCGCGTGGCCCAATCCATCATTCCACTGGACCTACGCGAAAAGCCGTGCAGGCCGGTGAATTCAAACGGTAGGCTTTTAAAGCACATGAATAAGCCAATTATCATAGTCCTCGCTCTTTTGATGTACGTAACCATCTCCGAGCTGTCGGCTAAACAAAAAGCCGAGTCTCTTTGTGGCTCAGTAAACATCGGCGATTCCGCCAATAAATTATTGGAAAAAGCTATCAATGCTGGGGCCAGGAGAAGTGGCACTTATCTGGATGAAAATAGATCCCCAAAAACCCTCTATGCTGCATTTACCGGCTATTACCCTGGCTCTGATTTTATTTGTGGAATTGATATAGCGAATGGAGTAGTCGTTGCTAAACATCCAAGTCTTATCACTTCACTACTTCAATAAATGTGCAACACCAACCACAAGCCTAACACTCGAATCCACCGAACTTTCGGCAAACTGCGCTTGCCTTCGTCCGGTAATTTACAACGTTGGGCACCATGAGCGTCGCTGCCGTTCTCGATCTTGCCGCTTCATGCCTCGGCCTATTTAGCGCGCTGTTCTTTTGCATTGGCATTCTCCATTTGAACCCTAACCGCGCCGAAGAGATCGCAACAAAAATGTGGGGCAAAGGACAGGCCATCGCCGAAGAGATGCTGCTGCAAAAATCCGACTTCATCGTTGGTGCGATTCTCCTGTTGCTGTCGTTCTTGGTGCAGTTCATCGTCAAGGCTTTCCCCGCCTTCCTTTCACAACTTGCCACGCAAGAGCAATTGCACGGCGTGGCAATTTCAATAGCCATCGCGTCAGCCATAGCAGTCGTTGCCCGCACCGCAAATCGCCGCATCGGCAAAGTATTTCTCCGGCAACTGCAAGAGCGAACAGCAGGGAAAGTGTGAACCAAAACATATTGCCCAACATCACAATCGACCGGACCTTCGGCCAGCTGCGCTGGCCTCAGTCCGATGATTTTCAAGGTTGACCTAGATAGCTAGTGTTTTCGCGACAAGG carries:
- a CDS encoding SDR family oxidoreductase, which translates into the protein MIVITGASGQLGRLVIEALLQTVPAGEIVAAVRNPEKIADLAARGVQVRVADYDQPASLAAAFAGADKLLLISANEVGRRVPQHRAVIEAATAAGVGLLAYTSILHADSSPLPLAAEHQETEALIRASGLPAVILRNGWYTENYLAGIPTALQYGVVLGSAGAGRIASAARTDYAAAAAAVLTRDDQAGHIYELAGDESYTLAELAAEIAKQSGQAVNYQNLPESEFKAALLGAGLPDFLVTLLAESDVGASKGGLFDDSRQLSQLIGRSTTSLANMVAAQLAATAA
- a CDS encoding winged helix-turn-helix transcriptional regulator; translation: MPDTDTPRPGFAELMQRGQLFAEKCPSREVLKHVTSRWGVLLLVALRSGTHRFSDLRRKVNGISEKMLAQTLQWLEGDGFVERISYPVVPPHVEYKLTPLGEEVGEKVEALADWIEVKLPEILAGRKAKG